The Candidatus Polarisedimenticolia bacterium region GGTGCAGGCCCTGCTGGTCGAGGCCATCCGGGACCAGCGGGCCTTCTTCGAGACCTGGACCCAGGCGCTGGAGGTCGGGGCGCGTGGGCAGGACAACCGCGAGGTCTACAAGTCGCGTGGTCTCCACTTGAAGAACTCGAGCCAGAAGCTCCACCAGGCGTACGGCCAGCTCATGGACCTCTTTCCGAACGCCGGGCAGCAGAACTTCGACGCCTTCTACGACCACCTGTGCGTCCTGGACCTGCTCTGAGGCCTTAAGCCGGCCCCTCAGGCGATCTCCGCCACCGAGAGGCACACCCGATCGGGCGTGAAGCCGGACGTCTCGAGCGCCGCCCGCGTGGTTCCCCCCGTCAGCACCAGCGCCGTCCGGCAGCCGGCGGCGGCGCCGCCCCGGCAGTCGGCCTCGAGATCGTCGCCGACCACCAGGACCTCCGCGGGCGGCAGGCCGATCTCCGCGACGGCCAGCTCGAAGAACCGGCGCGACGGCTTCCCGACCAGCTCCGCCTCGACGCCGGAGGCGTATTCCAGCGCGGCGACGTAGGGACCGGCGTCCAGGACGACCCCGTCCACTCCGTTGTTCCAGACGCGGTTCTTGTGCAGGGCGATCAGGCGGGCGCCTCCACGAAGCCCGTGATAGGCGCGGTTCAGGACCTCGAACGTGAAGCCCCGGCCCAGGTCGCCGAGGACGATCCAGTCGGGACGCGTCTCGTCGTCGGTGACGCCGGCGAAATCCTCGCGCGCTCCGGGCGGGACCAGAAGCGCCGCCCGCGTGCGGCCGGACTCGAGGATGCGCCGGCGCGCGAGGACCGCGGGGTTGAGGACCTCGTCGATCGTGACGCGGATGCCGCCGCGCCCGAGGACCCCGGCCACCGCCGACCTCGGGCGGCGCGTCGTGTTGGTCCCGATGCGGAAGGGGACGCCGCGGGCGCGGAGCCGCTCGATCGCCTGCGCCGCCCCGGGAACCGGCTCGTCGTTCGACAGGAGGGTGCCGTCCACGTCGAACAGGACCCCGCGATAATCAGGGCTCCGGCTCATCCGATGCCGCTCCGGCGTTCAGGTGTCTTCACCGGCCGCGAGGTCGGGCAAGGACCCCTGCGCGGCGGGATAGGTCGGCCGGCCGTCCACGATCCGCGCGGACGGTGACAGGGGATGCCTGAGGCTCCTCTTCTCGTCGAGAACGTGCAGCGTTTCGACGCCCCGGCACACCAGCGCATCCGAGATGAGCGACCGGTGGCAGCGGTCGTAGATCGCCTCGGCGCACATGATGGCCGTGCGCTTCGCGCGCGCCAGGGCCAGCAGATCCGCGATCCCCCTGTCGAACTCGGGTGATTCCATGTAGTCGGCATAGCCGCGGAAGCTGTCGTTCCGGAACGCCAGGTTGCGCGAGTCGGCGCGCGGCGTGCGCAGGCCGCCCAGACGCGGCACGGGCGCGTAGTCGATTCCGGCGGGAGGGAGCGATTTCGCCAGCGACTCGGCGTTGAACTGGGGGTTGTGCCGCGAGCGCGGCACCGATCGGACGTCCGCGAGGCACTCGATCCCGTGCGCCCGGAGAATGCCGAGCAGGGCCTCCAACGAGCGGTTGGAGTGGCCGACGGTGTACACCGTGACCGGCATCGCCCGGAGAGAATACCCCGGAAAGAACAAGGGGGACAAGGACGTGGTCCTCATCCCCCTTCGGCTTCACCGTCCGTCACGCCCCGCTTGCGGGCGCGCTCGGGCGCTTCGATCTAGTTCTGCGGCGGCTGCTCGCCGGCAGGAGCCTGACCCTGCGCGGGGGCGGCGCCCTCCGCCGGTGGGGCGGCCGGGTCCGCGGGGGCCGGGGCCGTTCCTTGGGCCGGGGCCTCCGACGTCGTGGTGGTCGGCGTGGAGGTCTGGTCCGGCGTGGGCTGGGCCGCGCAGGCGACGGCGAACAGGACGATCAGGAGCGCCGCGCAGCCGGCCACGAACTTCGAAAAGGATTGTGCCATGATGTGATTTCCCTCTCCTTGCGGGACTTCGGTTAAAAAACGCACGCCATCCTAAGCGATTCGCAGGCGGGAGTCAAACATTTCCGGGTGACTTTCGTCCGGAACAGGCTCAGGACACGGACTCGGCGATGTCGCGATCGAGCCGGGGAAAGGTCGTCATGTACTCCCGCCGCTCGGCGCGCAGGCGCGCGACGATGGCCGCGTATTCGTCCGCCCGCCCCTGCTGCTCGTAGAGAGCGCGCGGGCGCAGGAGGCGCTCGTCGTCCCCTTCCAGGCCGGGGACCCGGGCGGCGATCTCGTATCCGAAGTCCGGGTCGCGCTCCCAGGCGATCGTCCCCTCGGCGATCCCCTTGACGATGGCGCTGCTGTGGCGGATCTTGACCTTGAGGCTGCGCCCGTCGCTCTCGCCGCCGCCGACCCGCCCGGTGTTCATCAGGTAGACTTCCATCGGATTGGCCCGCAGGATCTCGAGGATGCGGTTCCCCTGCAGGCTGTGGTCGAGCGGGAAGAACGGGTTCGTCCCGGGAATGCGCAGGAACCGCCCGGCCTCCTCGGCGCCGCCGGCGCTCGTCCCCTTCGTCTCCCCCAGCATGAAGAAGGCCGCCGCCTGCACGCCGCTCAGGCGCGCCACCGCCGGAATCACGTCCTCGTTGCGGTTCAGGATCAGGAGGAGATCCGCCTTCTTGATCGAGCGCGCGTCGCCGGCCCCCTCGATGTCGGCCATCTTGAAGACCGCCCGGCCGTTCTGCGTGTAGGAGGTGTCGAAGAAGTCGATCTCGCCGCCCTTCTGCGAGACGTTTTCGAGGTAGGAGGTCGGCTTCAGGACCGCGCGGTAGATCGCCGGCTCGGTCTCCTCCGACAGGCCGAACGTCTTCGCGAAGCAGCCGTTCTCCGTGGCGTGGATGCTGCCGTCCGGCAGGATCGCCAGGAAATCGTCCTGCACCGGCTTCGAGTCGTTCTGCTTCGAGAACGTGGTCGTCGTCTTGCCCGTCCCCGACAGCCCGATGATCAGCGCGACCCGGTCCCGGCCGTCGACCGGGATGATCTTGCAGCCCGCATGCATCGCCAGCCCGCCGCGGTCGTAGACGAGCTTGTTCCACATCCTGAGGCCGCCCTTCTTCGACTCGCCGAAGTAGTCCGAGTTGAACACCCGGGTGATCCGGCGCTCGAGATCGACCGCGATCAGCCGCTCGTTCGGGTAGTCCGCC contains the following coding sequences:
- a CDS encoding DUF488 domain-containing protein, encoding MSPLFFPGYSLRAMPVTVYTVGHSNRSLEALLGILRAHGIECLADVRSVPRSRHNPQFNAESLAKSLPPAGIDYAPVPRLGGLRTPRADSRNLAFRNDSFRGYADYMESPEFDRGIADLLALARAKRTAIMCAEAIYDRCHRSLISDALVCRGVETLHVLDEKRSLRHPLSPSARIVDGRPTYPAAQGSLPDLAAGEDT
- a CDS encoding phosphoenolpyruvate carboxykinase, translated to GSLISSVMELPVRPRRVIARPSAEELRALTERMPNCLKTRHGNVNVQTRVVARSKASTFIVTDDTVLHRGHPTISREEGERVARLQDDYIRTRDMVVVDGYIGNDRRLRTPARLIIESSNANIAAMQQCLYYPLERGDEAGFEPQVTVIYTPNLKAADYPNERLIAVDLERRITRVFNSDYFGESKKGGLRMWNKLVYDRGGLAMHAGCKIIPVDGRDRVALIIGLSGTGKTTTTFSKQNDSKPVQDDFLAILPDGSIHATENGCFAKTFGLSEETEPAIYRAVLKPTSYLENVSQKGGEIDFFDTSYTQNGRAVFKMADIEGAGDARSIKKADLLLILNRNEDVIPAVARLSGVQAAAFFMLGETKGTSAGGAEEAGRFLRIPGTNPFFPLDHSLQGNRILEILRANPMEVYLMNTGRVGGGESDGRSLKVKIRHSSAIVKGIAEGTIAWERDPDFGYEIAARVPGLEGDDERLLRPRALYEQQGRADEYAAIVARLRAERREYMTTFPRLDRDIAESVS
- a CDS encoding HAD-IIA family hydrolase is translated as MSRSPDYRGVLFDVDGTLLSNDEPVPGAAQAIERLRARGVPFRIGTNTTRRPRSAVAGVLGRGGIRVTIDEVLNPAVLARRRILESGRTRAALLVPPGAREDFAGVTDDETRPDWIVLGDLGRGFTFEVLNRAYHGLRGGARLIALHKNRVWNNGVDGVVLDAGPYVAALEYASGVEAELVGKPSRRFFELAVAEIGLPPAEVLVVGDDLEADCRGGAAAGCRTALVLTGGTTRAALETSGFTPDRVCLSVAEIA